The following is a genomic window from Opitutus sp. ER46.
CTAGCCATTGGACTTTTCGCCGCTTCGCGGCTCACCGTCATCGGTGACCACGCGGGCACGCTTACGCGAGACGCGATGCCGCAAGTGATCGCCTTGGGGCAGATTCAAACCAACACCGTCCTCGCAAACGCGTACTTGCTGCGGCACATCCTCCTCGCCGAGGCGAGCCAGCTCAAGGACCTCGACGAAGCCGTCACCACCCTCGCGGCGGCCAACGACAAGTTGTACCAGGTTGCCCAGGACGGGGCCCGCACACCCGAAGCAAAGGCGGCGATGGCCAAGGTCATGGCGGCGCGCGACCTCTATCTGAAACAACGGGCCGCGGCGTTTGCGCTGAGCCGGGGCGGCCAGAAAACAGAGGCCTTCGTCGCGTATGAAAAACAGGTCGGACCCGATTTCCGCGCGCTCAATGCCGCGCTGCAGGAATCGGTGAACCATTATCGCGACGAGGGCGGACGGGCGGGCAACGGCATCACCGGTGCGATCGTTGCCTCAAAGCGCTTTATCTTCATCGGCATTGTCGCGGCGCTGCTGCTCGCCTCCGGCATCGGATACCTGATCGTCCGGGCCACGAACCGCATCCTGGTGGTCACCTCCGAGTCGCTCGATGAAGGGGCGGCACACGTGACGGCCGCGGCGGGCCAAGTCTCGGCCGCGAGCCAGATGCTCGCGGAAGGATCGAGCGAACAGGCTGCAAGTCTCGAGGAAACCAGCTCCTCGCTCGAGGAGATGGCTTCGATGACGAAGCGAAATGCGGACAACGCCAACCATGCGAAGGAGCTCTCCGGGCAGACCCGGCAGGCGGCCGATACGGGAACGGCGGACATGGACGAAATGAAGGCCGCCATGAGCGCGATCCAAGAGTCGTCGACCGGCGTCTCGAAGATCATCAAGACGATCGACGAGATCGCCTTCCAGACGAACATCCTTGCGCTGAATGCCGCGGTCGAGGCCGCGCGGGCCGGCGAAGCCGGCATGGGCTTCGCGGTGGTCGCCGACGAAGTGCGCAATCTCGCCCAGCGCTCCGCGCAATCCGCCAAGGAGACGACGGCGAAGATCGAAGATGCGGTGGCCAAGGCCGAACGCGGTGTCGCCATTTCCGCCCGCGTCGCCAAGTCCCTGGCCGAGATCGCGGAGAAGACCCAAAAGGTCGACGCTATCGTCGGGGAGATCGCGACCGCCTCGAATGAACAGAGCCAAGGGATCGACCAGCTCAACACCGCCGTGGGCCAGATGGACCAGGTCACGCAGTCCAATGCGAGCAACGCCGAGGAGACTGCGTCGGCCGCCGAGGAGTTGAACGGCCAGGCGCTTTCGCTGCAGGACGCGGTGGTGGAACTGAAGAAACTCGTTGGCGGCAATGCCGGCGCAGGCCGTTCCGCCGCGGTGCGCACGGAGCGCGGGCGGCCGGCGCGCGCCCCGCAGAAACTGGCGCGAGTCGTGAAGACGCCGGCCAAAGAGGCCGTGATTCCCTCCGAGAGCACGCCGCCTGGCACGAATGGCGCAGCGCCCCGCAACGGCGCGATCAAGATTGCCTCGCCGGAGCTAAACTTCCGCGACGTCTGAAGTCGGTTGGGCCCGCTGCCGTCGCCAAGGGCGGCAGCGGCTGGGCGGTTGCGGGACTCGTGAACGCGGTGCCTGACTGTCCAGCGAAGTATGGCCGAACGGCCGAGCCGCCGCTTCGTCCTGCTGGTGGACATTCGGCACCTCGATTCCATCTTCATCAGTCCCCTTCCCCCCGCATGAAATTGGTCTCCCCTCTCCTCCTCCTTGGCGTCGCGGTGGTCGGTACGGCCGCGGCGCAGCCCGCCGCTTCCGTTGCGCCGACGGTGCCGGCGCTCCGACGCTTCGAGCCCGCCTACCCCGTGCGTTATGCCCCCATGCCAGTGCCGGAGATTCGGCAGGTCATGGAGCGGGTTCATGGTTACCTCGATGGCGTCACTCCGGCGCAACTGATCGACGCGAAGACCCGTCAGCCGGTCGACCTCGCGGCGGCGAATCCGAACGCGGTGATCGCACCGGGCGACTTCCTGCTGGTGACTTACGAATGGGGCGTAACCTACGCCGGTATGCTGCTGGCAAGTGAGGTGACCGCCGACGGACGCTATGCCGACTATGCCGCCACCCGCTTGAAGTTCATTGCGGATGCGGCCCCGCGGTTTCGGGCGCAGTTGGCCGCCTTGCCGGAAAACGCCCGGGAGCGCATGCGCGTGCCGTTTCGCTCGGTCAATGCGCCGCACACGCTGGACGATTCGGGCGCAATGGCGGCCGCCTTCATTAAGGCCGCCCGCGCGGGACACCACCCCGAGGCCTTTCGCCCGGTCATCGACAATTACCTGAAATGGATCAGCCGCGGGCAGCAGCGCCTCGCCGATGGGACGCTCGCGCGCAATCGTCCCCTGCCCAACTCACTCTGGCTCGACGATCTCTACATGAGCGTGCCAGCCCTCGCGCAGATGGGAGCGCTCACGGGCGACCGCGCCTATTTCGACGATGCGGCGCGCCAGTTGATTCAGTTTCACCGGCGAATGTTCGTGCCGGAGAAGGGGCTTTTCATGCATGGCTGGGTAGAGGCCATGGACCCGCATCCCGCATTCCACTGGGGCCGGGCCAACGGCTGGGCCGTGATGGCGGCGGTCGAATTGCTCAGCGTGATGCCTGACGACCACCCGCAGCACGCCGCCGTGCTCGCGATCTTCCGGGCGCATGCCCGCGGTCTCGCCGCGTGCCAGGGTGGTGACGGCCTCTGGCACCAGTTGCTGGACCGGCCCGATTCCTATCCCGAGAGCTCGGCGTCCGCGATGTTCGTGTATGCGCTCGCCCGCGGCATCAATCGCGGCTGGCTCCAGCCGCTCGTCTACGGTCCCTGTGTTTCCTTGGGCTGGAATGCCGTGGCGAAGACGGTGAACGTGAAAGGCCAGGTCGAGCAGACCTGCGTGGGCACGGGCATGGGCTTCGAGCCGACATTCTACTACTACCGGCCCACCTCGGTGTATGCGGCTCATGGTTACGGCCCCGTCCTCCTGGCCGGCGCCGAGATGATCACGCTTCTTCAGGGCCAGGGCGCCGACGCCAACGTCCATGATGGCGCCATTCAATTCAGCCGCGCCGCAGCCTGGCGCTAAGCCGCTCCGACCGGTCCTCATCAACCTCGTCCAGCCTATGCACTCCTCCCGAGTTCTTTCCTGCCTACTCGCCCTCGCGGTGGTGCAGGCATTCTGCGGCACGGCCGCGGCCCAGATGGGCCGGCGCTTCCCTTCGGAGAAGAAGGTCATCCCGGATCCCGTGACCGGCGTGCCGCTCACGTTCCTGACCAGCGCGCCGGCGGGCGACTCAAAGATCTACCCGACGCATCCTCAGTGGACGGCGGACGGGCAGTGGCTGATCTTTCGCTCAAACCGGGCCGCCGGACAGGCGTTCGCGGTCAACGAGCAGACCGGGGACATTGTCCAGGTGACGGAGACCGGCTACACCGGCGCCCTTGCCGTCGGTCAGAAGTCCATGCGGCTCTTCCTCACTCGCCCGGCGGATCACGTGGCGCGCATGGCGCTGCCTGAGGCAGACCGCCGCAAGCCGTCCAAGGAACCCTTGGAGGTCGTGGCGATCGATCTGGCGCGACTCTTTGCGGACAGCGCGGCCGGCAAGATGCAGGCGGCGGCGGCGTACGAGCAGGTGTTCGGCACCATCCCCACCGACATCGGTGGCGGGGGTGAACTCGCGATCGATGAGAACGAGAAAATCGCGTACTTCCGCATGCTGCGGGAAGCGGCGGCCAAGTATCTGCCGGCCGGGACGAAGCTCGAGGCGAACTATGGCCCGCGGAACATGGGGGCAGGCCCGGCGGGCGTCGCGATGATGAATCTCGAGACCGGTGAGGTGAAACCGGTGGTGGCGGTGCCGTTCCAGGTCGGCCACATCCAGTCGAATCCCTGGACCTCCGGCGAGGTCGTCTTCTGCTGGGAGACCGGCGGCAAGGCGCCGCAGCGCACGTGGACGGTGAAGTCCGACGGCACCGGGCTGCGTCCGCTGTACCGGGAAGCCAGTTACGACTGGGTGACGCATGAGGCCGTCATCGGACCGGATGAGGTGGCGATCGCCATCCTTGGCCACCGGCCCGCCGATCTCGTCGATGCCTGGGGGCAGTGTGGCAGCCGGGCGCATCCCACCGGGCTCGGGATCGTGAATCTCCGGACGGGGCACATCATCATTGCCGGCCAGACCAAGCATGGCAGCGGCTTCTGGCATGTGCATGGCTCGGCGGATGGCCGCTGGGCGGTGGGCGACGACTTCGCGCGGAACCTGTACCTGATCGATCGACGCACCAACGAGATGATTCTCCTGACGGCGGGACACAAGGAGACGGCGGCGGACCATGTCCATCCGACCTTCAGTCCCGATGGCACGCGCATCGAGATCCAGTCGGCGATGCTGTCAGCCGACAACCGTTCGATGAATATCTGCGTCGTGCCGGTGCCCAAGGCGTGGTTGGCGCGGAAGTACGATAGCAAGGTTCACCCGGAGTAAGGGCAAGCGTATCCATCCAGATCCGACGGGCGCCTCGCGGGGCGCCCGTTTTCATTCCGGCTGGGGTGATGGGGCTGCCATTCCCGGTTCCCGGTCAAGAACCGCGGTGCTGGAATCGTTGCCTCTCCAGGCGATGCAGAGGCCGAAATTCGACTAGCCGCTCGTCTACGAGATTGAAGGACAGTCGAGACGGCCCTCGCCTCAGCGGGCGGGTCCCCAGTGGCTCGTGAACGGGTAGTAGACGAACAGCGGGCGACCCACGACGTCCTTCGCCGGGACGAAACCCCAGAAGCGGCCATCGAGGCTGTTGTACGAGTTGTCGCCAAGCGCGAAGAACTTCTCTTCGGGAACCGTCAGGACCTCGCCGGTGCTCAGGAGACCGGAGTTGGCGTAGCCACGATAGCGGCCCTCGCGACGGTTGTTGGCGCGGAACGCATCGGAACCGGAGATCGGCTCGCCATTGCGGTAAAGCATCGGGCTGCGGATCTCGAGCTTGTCGCCCGGCCCGCCGACGAGCCGCTTGATGTAGTACTGCTCGACCTGGTTGCCCGCCTGGTCCCGCATGTGCGGGCTGTCGATGTGGTCCGTGCGGAAGACGAAGCCCTGCCCCACCTTTGGGCGCGCGAAATGGTACGTGACCCGGTCGACGAAAAGCTGGTCGCCGGTGATGATATCGAACGCGAGAAACGGCTCGCCCTTCACCGCCTTCAGGTCGACCGGGATTTCGCGCACCGCGCCCAGGCCAACACTCGGTGCCATGGCGCGCCAGGCAAGCTGGGCGGCATCGATGCCGGTGGCATCGTGGAAGGCTTGGTCAAAGTCGAAGTCCAGCGGCACCCGCAGCTGCACCGGGTGGCCGTTCACGAAGAACGTGTACTCACGGACCGTGGTCGGGATCACGAGCCACTTCCGCCCCGGTTTTGCTTCAAAGTAGATGCGTCCATCGCCGGCGCGGACGGGGATCGTGACCGGGCCGGTGTCGGGGGCCACCATTTCGCGGCGCTGGGCGCCGAACGCCAGGAAGCGGCCGACGCGCCCGAGGGCGCCGGGGCGTTCCGCCGGATTCCGCCAGACCTCGGCCGTCATGCCATTGTAGGTCGGCCACATCGAGTTCGTCGGGATCTTGAACGGCTGCACGAAGTACGTGCGGATGCCGAGGATCACCAACGCGGCCACGAGGAAGAATTCGACGTTCTCGACCAAGGCGGTCTTGGGGTAGATCGCGCCGCCGGTGCGCCGCAGCACTTCCTCCAGCCGCTCGATCGCCAGCTTCAGACGCTCAGCTCCGGCCTTCTCCTTGAGGAGTGCCTGGAGGCCGGCAATCTGGCCCTGGAGTTCGGCAACCTGGGCGGCCGGCAGGACGTCGCGGCGGAAGTGATACACCTTTTCCGCGAGCTCGAGCCAGTTGGCCGCGTTCTCGCGCATCTTTTTCTCCTGAGACTTGAGGAAGCCGAACATCGGAAGTGGGGAGTGAAGAGAGGTGGTGACCGAGCGCGCGGCGGCGGGCGATGGCGGAGCCGCCGTGCGGGGTGATCAGGCGGGATTCCGGGCGGCGCTCGTCACTGGTTTTGGAGCACCTTGATAAAGGCGTCGGGCGGGATGGAGACCTTGCCGATCTGCTTCATCTTCTTTTTGCCCTCCTTCTGCTTATCGAGGAGCTTCCGCTTGCGGCTGATGTCGCCGCCGTAGCACTTCGCGGTGACGTCCTTGCGCATCTCGCGGACGTTGTCGCGGGCGATGATCTTGCCGCCGATCGCGGCCTGGATGGCGACCTTGAACATCTGCGGCGGGATGATCTTGGCGAGACGTTCGCAGAGTTCGCGGCCCTTCGCTTCCGCTTTCTCGCGGTGGACGATGCTGGCGAACGCATCCACCGGGTCGCCGTTGATGAGGATCTCCATCTTCACCAAGTCGGCGGCGCGGTAAGCCCCAAGTTCGTAGTCCATCGAACCGTAACCGTGGGTGATGCTCTTCAGCCGGTCGTTGAAATCCACGAGGATCTCGTTGAGCGGCAGCGTGCACTTCAGCATCACGCGGTTCATGTCCAACGTGTCCGTGTGATCGCAGCTGCCGCGCTTCTCCATGATCAGCGCGAGGATGTCACCGAGACTGTCGTTCGGGACGATGATCGACGCCACGATCGTGGGTTCGCGGATCTCCGTGATTGTGCCGGGATCCGGCAGATTGATCGGGTTGTCGACCTCGAGGACCTCGCCGCCGTGCGGGACGACGTGGTACACAACGCTCGGGTACGTGGAGATGATCTCCACGTCGTGCTCACGGCGGATGCGCTCCTGGATGATCTCCATGTGGAGCAGGCCGAGGAAGCCGCAGCGGAAGCCGAAGCCAAGGGCAACGGAACTCTCCGAGGAGTAAACGAAGGCGGAATCGTTGAGCCGCAGGCGACCGAGGGCGGCCTTGAGCTTCTCGTAGTCGGCGCTTTCGAGCGGATAGAGACCGCAGAATACCATCGGCCGCACTTCCTTGTAGCCCGGCAGCATCTCGGTGGCCGGGCGGTTCGCGATGGTGATGGTGTCGCCGATCTTGATGTCGGAGGTCGTCTTGATGTTCGAAACGACGTAGCCGACGTCACCCGTCCCGAGTACGTCCACCTTCTCCATCTTTGGGGTGAACACGCCAACTTCCTTCACCTCGGACTTCACGCCGTTGCTCATGAGGAGCATCTGGTCGCCGGCCTTGATGGCGCCGGAGAACACGCGGGCGTAGGAAATCACGCCGCGGTATGAGTCGTACAGGGAGTCGAAGACGAGGGTCCGGGTCTGCGGGTACTCGGTCCAGCGCGGTGGCGGGACGCGTTGCACGACGGCCTCGAGAATATCCTGAATGCCGATGCCCGACTTGCCGCTGGCGAGGATGGCCTCCTCCGCCGGGATGGTGAGGATGTCCTCGAGCTGCTTGGTGCAGAGCTCGAGATTCGCGCTCGGCAGGTCGATCTTGTTGATCACCGGGATGACGCGAAGTTTCTGGCCGAAAGCGAGATGGGCATTCGCGACCGTCTGGGCTTCGACGCCCTGGGCGGCATCAATCAGGAGCACCGCGCCTTCGCAGGCCGCGAGCGAACGCGAGACCTCGTACGAGAAGTCAACGTGTCCGGGCGTGTCCATCAGGTTGAGCTTGTACGTGTGCCCGTCCTTGGCCGGGTAGTACATCGTCACCGGATGCGACTTGATGGTGATGCCGCGCTCCTTCTCCAGGTCCATCGAGTCGAGGTGCTGCTCGGTGAGCACCCGTTGCGCGACGGTGTTGGTGTACTCCAACAGGCGATCGGACAGGGTCGTCTTCCCGTGGTCGACGTGAGCGATGATGCAGAAATTACGGGTATAGAGGACCGACATCGTCAGACAGTCGCCAAATCGGAGTGCTCCGCAAAGGATTTCACGAGCCAGGCCTTCTCGGTTCGTCGCGCGAGGCCCGAGAGAACGGCGCCGGGCCCGAACTCCCAGAACTCGGTGGCGCCAGCGGCGGCGGCGCTGCGCATGCAGTCTTCCCAACGGACGGATGAGACGACCTGTTTGACCAAGGCGGCCTTGAGGTCGGCTGGGCTGTTGACGGCTTGGCCGGTGGTGTTGGTGAACACCGTGAACTTGGGGGCCGAGAACGCGATGGGTTCGAGGAACGTCGCGAAGGCGGCCCGCGCGGGCTCCATAAGCCGGGAGTGGTACGCGCCGGCGACGTTGAGGAGCATGATCTTCTTCATGCCCCGTTCCTTGCCGGCGGTTACCGCGGCTTCGACCTTCGCCTTCTCGCCGGAAATGATGATCTGGCCGGGAGCGTTGAAGTTGGCGGTTTCCACGTCGAAGTCGCGGCAGAGGTCCTGCACCTTGGCGCGGTCCTCACCAATGATCGCCGCCATCGTGCCGGTCGTGGCTTCGCAGGCCTGTTGCATGAGCCGGCCGCGCTC
Proteins encoded in this region:
- a CDS encoding methyl-accepting chemotaxis protein — its product is MNTWTVGKRITVGYATVLLVTLAIGLFAASRLTVIGDHAGTLTRDAMPQVIALGQIQTNTVLANAYLLRHILLAEASQLKDLDEAVTTLAAANDKLYQVAQDGARTPEAKAAMAKVMAARDLYLKQRAAAFALSRGGQKTEAFVAYEKQVGPDFRALNAALQESVNHYRDEGGRAGNGITGAIVASKRFIFIGIVAALLLASGIGYLIVRATNRILVVTSESLDEGAAHVTAAAGQVSAASQMLAEGSSEQAASLEETSSSLEEMASMTKRNADNANHAKELSGQTRQAADTGTADMDEMKAAMSAIQESSTGVSKIIKTIDEIAFQTNILALNAAVEAARAGEAGMGFAVVADEVRNLAQRSAQSAKETTAKIEDAVAKAERGVAISARVAKSLAEIAEKTQKVDAIVGEIATASNEQSQGIDQLNTAVGQMDQVTQSNASNAEETASAAEELNGQALSLQDAVVELKKLVGGNAGAGRSAAVRTERGRPARAPQKLARVVKTPAKEAVIPSESTPPGTNGAAPRNGAIKIASPELNFRDV
- a CDS encoding glycoside hydrolase family 88 protein; this encodes MKLVSPLLLLGVAVVGTAAAQPAASVAPTVPALRRFEPAYPVRYAPMPVPEIRQVMERVHGYLDGVTPAQLIDAKTRQPVDLAAANPNAVIAPGDFLLVTYEWGVTYAGMLLASEVTADGRYADYAATRLKFIADAAPRFRAQLAALPENARERMRVPFRSVNAPHTLDDSGAMAAAFIKAARAGHHPEAFRPVIDNYLKWISRGQQRLADGTLARNRPLPNSLWLDDLYMSVPALAQMGALTGDRAYFDDAARQLIQFHRRMFVPEKGLFMHGWVEAMDPHPAFHWGRANGWAVMAAVELLSVMPDDHPQHAAVLAIFRAHARGLAACQGGDGLWHQLLDRPDSYPESSASAMFVYALARGINRGWLQPLVYGPCVSLGWNAVAKTVNVKGQVEQTCVGTGMGFEPTFYYYRPTSVYAAHGYGPVLLAGAEMITLLQGQGADANVHDGAIQFSRAAAWR
- a CDS encoding PD40 domain-containing protein — protein: MHSSRVLSCLLALAVVQAFCGTAAAQMGRRFPSEKKVIPDPVTGVPLTFLTSAPAGDSKIYPTHPQWTADGQWLIFRSNRAAGQAFAVNEQTGDIVQVTETGYTGALAVGQKSMRLFLTRPADHVARMALPEADRRKPSKEPLEVVAIDLARLFADSAAGKMQAAAAYEQVFGTIPTDIGGGGELAIDENEKIAYFRMLREAAAKYLPAGTKLEANYGPRNMGAGPAGVAMMNLETGEVKPVVAVPFQVGHIQSNPWTSGEVVFCWETGGKAPQRTWTVKSDGTGLRPLYREASYDWVTHEAVIGPDEVAIAILGHRPADLVDAWGQCGSRAHPTGLGIVNLRTGHIIIAGQTKHGSGFWHVHGSADGRWAVGDDFARNLYLIDRRTNEMILLTAGHKETAADHVHPTFSPDGTRIEIQSAMLSADNRSMNICVVPVPKAWLARKYDSKVHPE
- the lepB gene encoding signal peptidase I, which gives rise to MFGFLKSQEKKMRENAANWLELAEKVYHFRRDVLPAAQVAELQGQIAGLQALLKEKAGAERLKLAIERLEEVLRRTGGAIYPKTALVENVEFFLVAALVILGIRTYFVQPFKIPTNSMWPTYNGMTAEVWRNPAERPGALGRVGRFLAFGAQRREMVAPDTGPVTIPVRAGDGRIYFEAKPGRKWLVIPTTVREYTFFVNGHPVQLRVPLDFDFDQAFHDATGIDAAQLAWRAMAPSVGLGAVREIPVDLKAVKGEPFLAFDIITGDQLFVDRVTYHFARPKVGQGFVFRTDHIDSPHMRDQAGNQVEQYYIKRLVGGPGDKLEIRSPMLYRNGEPISGSDAFRANNRREGRYRGYANSGLLSTGEVLTVPEEKFFALGDNSYNSLDGRFWGFVPAKDVVGRPLFVYYPFTSHWGPAR
- the lepA gene encoding translation elongation factor 4 codes for the protein MSVLYTRNFCIIAHVDHGKTTLSDRLLEYTNTVAQRVLTEQHLDSMDLEKERGITIKSHPVTMYYPAKDGHTYKLNLMDTPGHVDFSYEVSRSLAACEGAVLLIDAAQGVEAQTVANAHLAFGQKLRVIPVINKIDLPSANLELCTKQLEDILTIPAEEAILASGKSGIGIQDILEAVVQRVPPPRWTEYPQTRTLVFDSLYDSYRGVISYARVFSGAIKAGDQMLLMSNGVKSEVKEVGVFTPKMEKVDVLGTGDVGYVVSNIKTTSDIKIGDTITIANRPATEMLPGYKEVRPMVFCGLYPLESADYEKLKAALGRLRLNDSAFVYSSESSVALGFGFRCGFLGLLHMEIIQERIRREHDVEIISTYPSVVYHVVPHGGEVLEVDNPINLPDPGTITEIREPTIVASIIVPNDSLGDILALIMEKRGSCDHTDTLDMNRVMLKCTLPLNEILVDFNDRLKSITHGYGSMDYELGAYRAADLVKMEILINGDPVDAFASIVHREKAEAKGRELCERLAKIIPPQMFKVAIQAAIGGKIIARDNVREMRKDVTAKCYGGDISRKRKLLDKQKEGKKKMKQIGKVSIPPDAFIKVLQNQ
- the fabD gene encoding ACP S-malonyltransferase; translation: MALAFIFAGQGAQKVGMGKSLYDNSPAARALYDEANRVLGWDLAKISFEGPDAELTQTKVCQPALFVHGLATLAAMREQGRVPAGAPQYALGLSLGELTAYCTAGVFDFATGLKVVAERGRLMQQACEATTGTMAAIIGEDRAKVQDLCRDFDVETANFNAPGQIIISGEKAKVEAAVTAGKERGMKKIMLLNVAGAYHSRLMEPARAAFATFLEPIAFSAPKFTVFTNTTGQAVNSPADLKAALVKQVVSSVRWEDCMRSAAAAGATEFWEFGPGAVLSGLARRTEKAWLVKSFAEHSDLATV